GTGGCGAACGCGACGTGGTGCATGCGCGGGCCGTTGCCCCCGGTCAGTGCGGTGTCGTGCACGGTCTGCTTGCGGTGCATCCAGACGGCGTAGGTGACGCCGTCGGAATCCTGGATGTCCTCCGAGACCCGGAAGCCGAGGTCCTCAAGGTACTTCCGGCCGCGCGGGACGTCCGGGGTGACCTGGTTGAAGTGATCCAGCCGGACGAGTTCGCCGGCGGAGTAGAGGTCGTAGCGCTGGGTGAGGCGTTCGACGTGCTCCACGTCGTAGAAAAACTCGTAGGGGAAGCCCAGCGGGTCCTCGACGCGGACGGAGTCGCCAATGCCCTTGGTGAAGCCTTCCTTGCGGCGTTCGGTGCGGCAGCCGAGTTCCTTATAGTAGGCCTCGGCGGCATCGACCTCGGCGGGGGACTTCACCCGGTAGGCGAACGCGGCGACGGCGGCGATGGGTCCCTTGCGCAGCACAAGGTTGTGGTGGATGAACTCCTCCAAGGAGCGCAGGTAGATGTTGTTCTCGTCTTCCTCGGTGACGTGCAGGCCAAGGAGGTCAACGTAGAACTCGCGGGACTTGGCCAGGTCCGTGACCACGATCTCCATGTAGGCGCAGCGGACGATGTCCGGTGCCGGGACGGAGGGGGTCGGGATGAAGTTGGTCATGGTCATCTCTCTTCTTTGAAAGGGGGGGCAGGACGCGGGTTAGGCGCCGAATTTGGGAGTGTGGACGGTGCCGAGGGTGATGTGGACGGCCTGCTGGTCGGTGTAGAAGTCGATGGAGCGGTAGCCGCCCTCGTGCCCCAGGCCGGAGGCCTTGACGCCGCCGAAGGGGGTGCGGAGGTCGCGGACGTTGTGGCTGTTGAGCCAGACCATGCCGGCCTCGACGTTCTGGGAGAAGTTGTGCGCCCGGGTCAGGTTCTGGGTCCAGATATACGCCGCGAGCCCGTACTTGGTGTTGTTCGCCAGGGCGAGTGCTTCGTCGTCGGTATCGAACGGGGTGATCGCCACGACCGGGCCGAAGATTTCCTCCTGGAAGATCCGGGCGTCCGGTGCGACGTCGGCGAATACGGTGGGCGCGATGTAGTTGCCCTCCGGCAGGTGGGCCGGGCGGCCGCCGCCGGCCAGCAGCCGGCCTTCGGTTTTGCCGATTTCCACGTAGGAGGCCACCTTGGCATAGTGCTCCGGGTGGACCAGGGCCCCGACCTCGGTCTTGGGGTCGTGGGGGTCGCCGACCACGATGTTCTTGGCCCGGGCGGCGTACTTGTCGCAGAATTCCTCATACACGGCACGCTCCACCAGGATCCTGGAGCCGGCCGTGCAGCGCTCGCCGTTGAGCGAGAAGACGCCGAACAAGGCGGAATCGATCGCGGCGTCGAGGTCGGCGTCGGCGAACACCACGCACGGCGACTTGCCGCCGAGCTCCATGGACAGGCCCTTGAGGTTTTCCGCGGCGTTGCGGAAGATCGTCTGGCCGGTGGTGGTTTCGCCGGTGAAGGAGATCAGCGGCACGTCCGGGTGCTTCACCAGCGCGTCGCCGGCTTCCTCGCCGAGGCCGTTGACGAGGTTGAAGACGCCGTCGGGCAGGCCGGCGTCTTTGAAGATGGTGGCCCAGAGCGAGGCGGACAGCGGGGTGAATTCGGCCGGCTTGAGGACAACGGTGTTGCCGGTTGCCAGCGCCGGGGCGAGCTTCCAGGACTCGAGCATGAACGGCGTGTTCCACGGCGTGATGAGGCCCGCGACGCCGATCGGCTTGCGGTTGACGTAGTTGATCTGGGCGCCAGGGACTTTCATGGCGTCGTCGAACTGGGCCACGATCAGGTCCGCGAAGAACCGGAAGTTCTCCGCCGCGCGCAGCGCCTGGCCCTTGGCCTGGGTGATCGGCAGGCCGGTGTCGAAGGTTTCGAGCTCGGCGAGCCGTGCCTCCTGGGCTTCGACGGCGTCGGCGATCCTGTTCAGGACCCGGGAGCGTTCCCGCGGCTTCATCCGCGGCCACGGCCCGGTGGTGAAGGCCTTCCGGGCGGCCGCGACAGCGAGGTCGATGTCCTCTTTCTGCCCGGCGGCGGCGGTGGCGTAGTTGGTGTTGGACACCGGATCCAGGACGTCGAAGGTCTTGCCGCTCAGGGAGTCGACGAATTCGCCATTGATGTAGTGCTGGATGTGGGTGGGAAGGTCCTGCGGAACGTAGTGGGTTGTAGCTTCTTCGGCAGTGAACGTCATTGTCTTTCCTTACTGCTGGGGCGTGTGCTGGTCGGTTGCAGCGGCCTGGGCGAGGTAGGCGTCCAGGGTGGCGGAGCGGTGGAGGCGGGCGGCCTTTTCGATCTCGTCGGAAGTGGCGCCCGACTCGATGAGCTTCAGGAGTGCCTCGTGTTCGTCGACCGATTCGTGGGCGCGGCGGGGGACGAAGCGGAACGTGGAGGACCGCAGCGAGGCGAGCCGGTTCCAGCCACGGTGGACGAGGTCCAGGATGTGGGGGTTGGGGCAGTGCTCGAACAGCATGCTGTGGAAGTCCTGGTTCAGCCGGGTGAACCGGACGGGGTCGAAGTGCTGCAGGCATGCGCGCATCTCGGCGTTGACGGCGCGGGCACGGGCTATGTCCGCCGGCCCGATCAGGGGAGCAGAAAGGGCCGTGGCGGCACCTTCCACGATGCTGAGGGTTTGCATCGTGTAGAGGTACTCGGTGGGGTCGATCCCGGCGACGGTGGCGCCGACGTTCCGCTCGAATGTCACCAGCCCTTCGGCCTCGAGCCGGCGGATGGCTTCGCGGACCGGCACCACACTGACGCCCAGATCCTCGGCGATCTTCGCCAGCACCAGCCGGTAGCCGGGGGAGTAGGCCCCGTCCACGATCCGGGCCTTGACGGCCGCGTAGGCCTGCTCGGACTTGCTGACTGTGTGCGCGGCGGGGTGAGTACCTGTGTTTGTGCCTGTGGCAGTCGCCGTGTCAGTCATTGGCTTTGCCTGCTTCCCATTCCTCGTACTTGGTCCGCCATGCGGTGTTCAGCGGGTAGAGGCCGTCCACGCTGTGACCCTGTGCCACCATCTCGGCGATGAAGACTTCCTCGCGTTCCTGGGCGATGGAATCGTCCGCGAGTTCTTCGGCCAGGGCCGGCGGGATCACCAGGATGCCGTCCGCGTCCGCCACGATGATGTCCCCGGGCTGCACGGTGGCGCCGCCGCAGGCGATCGTGATGTCCGTGTCCCACGGGATGTGCCGGCGCCCGAGGACTGCGGGGTGCGGGTTGGCGTAATAGGTGGGCATGTCCATCGCAGCCACGGCGGAGAAGTCACGGACGCCGCCGTCGGTGATGACGGCGGCGGCGCCTCGGACCTGGGCGCGGAGGGCCAGGATGTCGCCGATGGTGCCGGTGCCCTTTTCGCCGCGGGCCTCCATGACGAGGATTTCGCCCTCGTTGACCGAGTCGATGGCCTTCTTCTGGGCGTTGAAGCCGCCGCCGTGGGTCTTGAAGAGGTCCTCGCGGTTGGGCACGTAGCGCAGGGTCCGGGCCAGGCCCACGATCCGCCTGTCCGGGCGGGTCGAGGTCAGGCCGTCGATGCTGACGTTGTTCAGGCCGCGCTTGCGCAGCTGGGAGGACAGGGTGGCCGTGCAGACGCTTTCGAGCTTCGCCTTCAGCTCCGGCGACAGGACATGTCCGACGGCGGCGAGTCCGGCCGCTTCACGCGAGCCGTAGGCTTCCTCCCGCTGGAGGTCATCGGTCCTGGGCTGCGCGCCGAAGTCCGCGAACGGCGTCGTGCCCTCCTCGACCCGGGTGACCAGGCGGCCCGTGGAGAAGCCGGCAGCGGCGGCGCCCGCCGTCGTGCTTTCGGTGCTGACTTCAACTTCGACGACGTCGCCCGGCTTGGCCACGGAGGCCCCGGCGGGGGTGCCGGTGAGGATGATGTCGCCTTCCTCGAGGGTGAGCAGCTGGGAGAGATCAGCGACCAGGCGGGCAAACGGGAAGAGCAGGTCACCGGTGGTGTCGTCCTGGACCAGGTCGCCGTTGTGCCAGGTGCGGATCCGTAGTTGTGCCGGGTCGACGGCGTCCGCGGCGATCAGTCCCGGGCCCACCGGCGTGAAACCGTCGCCGCCCTTGGACCGGAGGTTGGAGCCCTTGTCGGCGTAGCGGAGGTCGTAGACGCCAAGGTCGTTACTGGCCGTGATCCACCCGACGTGGTTCCAGGCGTCCTCGATGGCCACGCGCCGGGCCGGCTTGCCGATGATGAGGGCGATCTCGCCTTCGTACCCGAGGAGTTCGCAGCCGGCGGGACGTTCCACCGTTGAGCCGCTGAGCGCCAGGGAGGAGGATGGCTTCAGGAAATACGACGGCTGCCCGGGTGTCCGGCCGCGCTGCGCTGCCCGGCTGGGGTAGTTGATGTGGACCGCAATGACCTTGCGCGCTGCGGCCAGGAGGTGGTCGGTGACCTGTTCCAAGAATTACTCCTCATCGAGTACGAAATCGTATACGAAAACTATTGCCCAGGAATCGTGGGACGTCAACCCCTTGCCTGGGGGAGTTTTCCGGGTACTTGTAACCCGCGTCATATCTGCCGTACAGTTTTGCCTGGAGATATGAGTTCTATTATCGAACGTCAAGTTCTAATATCGAACACCCCGACGGCGACAGTCCGCCACACCACGAAGTGCCACACAGCGAAGTGAGGAAAGCCCGTGCAGTTCCACCACCACGGTTACGTATCCGGTGACCCGCGAGTCCAGCCAGCTGCCGGCGTCGGCATCGATCGGCCCACAGAACTTCCTGACGAGGTCGACGTGCTCATTGTGGGCACCGGACCGGCGGGCGTTGTCACCGCCGCGCAGCTGTCCCAGTTCCCGGGCCTCACCACCCGGATCGTGGAGCGCCGCGACGGGCGGCTCCCCATTGGCCAGGCCGACGGCATCCAGGCCCGGAGTGTCGAGACCTTCCAGGCCTTCGGATTCGCCGAGCGGATCATCGCCGAGGCCTACCGCATCACCGAGATGGCCTTCTGGAAGCCGGACCCCGCGGACCCGTCCCGGATCGTCCGGGCCGCCCGCGCCGTGGACGACACGACAGGCATCAGCGAGTTCCCGCACCTCATCGTCAACCAGGCCCGCGTCCTGGACTACTTCGGCGAGTTCATGGCGAACGCGCCCACCCGCATGGCGCCTGACTACGGCCTGGAGTTCCGGAGCCTCGAGGTCTCCGACGCAGGCGAGTATCCCGTCACCGTCACCCTCGTCCACACTGCCGGCCCCGATGAGGGCCGGGAGCGCATTGTCCGGGCGAAGTACGTCGTCGGCGCGGATGGCGCCAGGAGCAAGGTCCGGGACTCGATCGGCTGCACCCTCGCGGGCGACCAGGCCAACCACGCCTGGGGCGTCATGGATATCCTCGCCGTCACGGACTTCCCGGACATCCGCACGAAGTGCGCGATCCAGTCCGGCACCGGCGGCAGCATCCTGCTGATCCCGCGCGAAGGCGGCTACCTGTTCCGCATGTATGTCGATCTTGGCGAGGTCGACGGGAACGACAAAGGCGCCGTGCGCAGCACCACCATCGAGCAGATCATTGCCCAGGCGAATGAGATCCTCCACCCCTATACCCTCGACGTCCGCAATGTTGCCTGGCACAGCGTGTATGAGGTCGCCCACCGCCTCACTGACCGGTTCGACGACGTCCTGCCGGACCAGCTGGGCACGCGCACGCCGCGCGTGTTCATCACCGGCGACGCATGCCACACGCACAGCGCCAAGGCCGGCCAGGGCATGAACGTTTCCATGCAGGACGGCTTCAACCTGGGCTGGAAGCTCGGGCACGTGCTCGAGGGCCGCAGCCCGGAAAGCCTGCTGTCCACGTATTCGGCCGAGCGCCAGGTCATCGCGAAGAACCTCATTGACTTCGACAAGGAGTGGTCGACGCTCATGGCGAAGAAGCCCGAGGAATTCGAAAGCCCCTCGGAGCTCGAGGACTTCTACGTGAGCACCGCCGAGTTCCCGGCCGGATTCATGACCCAGTACGCCCCGTCCATGCTCGTCGGCGAGGCCGACCACCAGGACCTGGCTGCCGGCTTCCCCATCGGCAAGCGCTTCAAGTCCGCGTCCGTTGTGAGGGTCTGCGACACCAACCCGATGCACCTGGGCCACCACGCCACGGCGGACGGGCGGTGGCGCATCTACGTCTTTGCCGACGCAGCAGCGGCCGGTGCCCCGTCACCCACCACGGACTTCGCCGACTGGATCGCGACCGCGCCGGACTCCCCGCTCGCCGCCACCCCCAGGGGGGCCGACCTCGACGCGTGGTTCGACGTGAAGGTGATCTACCAGCAGGACCACACGGGTGTCGACATCGGCGCGGTCCCCCCAGTGTTCAAGCCGCTGGTGGGCCCGTTCCAGCTCACGGACTACGAGAAGGTCTACGCCACCGATCCGACGGCGGACATCTTCGAGCTGCGCGGCCTGGACCGCGGCGGCGTCGTTGTGGTGGTCCGCCCGGACCAGTATGTGGCCAACGTCCTGCCCCTCACGGCGACGGCGGAGCTCGGCGCGTTCTTCGCGCCCCTCCTGCAGGCAGGCAACCGCACCCCCGAGCTCCAGGACCACGCGGGCTAAGCACCGGTCCGGGTACCCCTGCGCGCTGCGGGAAACGTCCCGTGACACGGCAAAGGCTGAGCGCTACGGGTATACCCGCAGCGCTCAGCCTTTTGCGCGTCGCCAGCCCGGATCCGTAGCGGATTCCTAGGCGGGTCCCGCCTGCGCGGCGAGGACCTCAGCTTGCGGCTGCTTGTCCGGTCCGGTACTCGGCTGCGGCATAGACGCCCAAAATGCGCACTTCGGTGGTGAAGAAGTCCAGCTCCTCAAGGGCCAGGCGGACGGGCAGGTCCTCGGGGTGACCTTCGACGTCGGCCATGAACATGGTGGCAGCAAACTCGTCGCCCACCATGTAGCTTTCCAGCCTTGTCATGTTCACGCCGTTCGTGGCAAACCCGCCAAGCGCCTTGAATAGGGCAGAAGGAACGTTCCGGACCCGGAACAGCAAACTGGTCACAGCCGCTTCCGGCAGCGCCTCCCGGGACGGCAATTCCTTTTCCGGCGCCAGGACCACGAACCGGGTGGTGTTGGACGGGTCATCTTCCACCCGCGAAGCCAGCACCTGCAAGCCGTAGATCCGGGCAGCGAGCGGGGGAGCGAGGGACAGCTTGGTCGGATCATTCCACTCCCGCACTTCACGGGCAGAACCGGCGGTATCGCCGGCAATAACAGGCTTCAGGCCGGCACTGCGGATCAGCTTGCGGCACTGGCCCAGGGCATGGATGTGGCTGTGGACCTCAGTGGCCCCCTCGATGGTGCTGCCCGGGATGCCCAACAGGTCAAAATGAATCGGAAGAAAGTACTCGCCCACTATCTGCAGACCGGATAGCGGCAGCAGGACGTGGATGTCAGCCACCCGGCCGGCGATCGAGTTCTCAATAGGAATCATGGCCAGGGCAGCCTCCCCGCCGGATACCAGCTCTAAGGCATCCTCGAAGCTGGCGCACGGGACGCTTTCCAGCTCGGGAAACATCTGCGCGCACGCAATATTGGAATTGGCGCCGGGCTCACCCTGGTACGCAATCTTCTTGACCATGGTCGGTATGCTGTCATGCCGGGAGCCCTAGTGCCCAAACGGTTCGCGTTCAGCGTCACAAGCCGGGGGTTCCGCGACATCGAGCCCCAGTCATCTGGGATACCCGGAGGCCGGGGCAAACTCCCCCGGCCTCCGCCGTCGCAGGTTACCCCCGGCCGGTCAGCCGTTGATGACCTGGGGTACGCCGAGGGCCTTGAGTCCTTCGACGCCGAATTCCAGGCCGTAGCCGGATTGCTTGGCGCCGCCGAAGGGGATGCGCGGGTCAACGGCGCCGTGCTTGTTGATCCAGACGGTGCCTGCCTCGAGCCGGGCCGCGACCGTGCGGGCTTCCGCCGGATCGGCGGACCAGACGGAGGCGCCGAGTCCGACGTCGAGTCCGTTGGCCATAGTGACGGCCTCGTCCACCGTGCGGTAGCGGATGATGGGCAGGGCGGGGCCGAACTGTTCCTCGGCCACCAGCGGATTGTTGTTGTCGATGTCGGCCACCAGGGTGGCGGGGTAGAAGTAGCCGGGCTGGTCCGTGGCCGGGTCGCCGCCGAGCAGGATCTTGGCCCCGGAATCGCGGGCGTCCTCTACCAGCCGGGCCACGATGTCGAACTGCTGCTTGTTCTGCAGCGGGCCCAGCACATTCCCCTCGTCGAGGCCGTTGCCCATGGGCATCGCGGCGGCGACCGCGGTGAGTTCCTCGCAGACGGCATCGTAGATGTCGCCGTGGACGTAGAGGCGCTTCAGGGCCGCGCAGGTCTGGCCGGTGTTGATGAAGGCGCCCCAGAAGAGGCCCTCCGCGATAGCCTTGGGGTCGGCGTCGGGCAGGACGATGCCTGCGTCGTTGCCGCCGAGTTCCAGGGTGAGGCGTTTGACCGTGTCCGCGGAGGACCTGATGATGGCTTTGCCCGTGGCCGTGGAGCCGGTGAACATCACCTTGCCGATCGTGGGGTGCTCGGCCAGCCTTGCGCCGACGTCGCGGCCGCCGGAGACGACGGTGAGGAGGCCTTCGGGCAGTTCCTCGTTGAGGACTTTCGCCAGGGCCAGGACGGACAGCGGGGTGTATTCGGACGGTTTGACCACCACGGCGTTGCCCATCCGGAGGGCCGGTGCGATCTGCCAGATGGTGATCATCATGGGCCAGTTCCAGGGCCCGATCGCCCCGACGACGCCGATGGGCCGGTAGTGCAGTTCGGCGCGGGTTTCGCCGTCGTCCACCACGGTCTCCGGCTCCAGGACGGTGGCGGCAGCCGTGCGGAGCCAGGCGGCGCAGGCGCCGACCTCGAACCGTGCATTGGGGCCGTTGAGGGGTTTGCCCTGCTCGCGGGAGAGCAGGCGGGCGAGTTCCTCGGCAGAGCGTTCGACGGCGTCGGCGGCCCTCAACAGTGCGGCGCTCCGCGCGTCATGGCCCAATGCCGCCCACGCGGGTTGGGCGGCGGCTGCAGCGGCAATGGCCCGCTCCAGGTCCTCCAGCGTGTGCACCGGCGCTTTGCCGACGACAGTGCCGGTGGCGGGGTCAAGGATGGTCCGGGTGTCGCCGGTGTCAGGGGTGATCGAGGCCAGAAGGGCGTCGTAAGTTTCCATGGGGTGTACTCCACATCGAGTAGTTGGCCGTACTGTCATGTCCGAGTGTCCTCCGGTGTGCGGCGCGCAGTCTTGTCTTTGCGCGAACTGCAGTTGACCCAGTGCGAAGGATCGCGGCGGCCTTGGATGCCGTTGCGCTGAGGAACAACAAACGATCGCTGATCGACAAAAGGGTGACAGGCGTCACCTGCAATGCTGGATTGCACGGTGCAAGACACCTCTCCCTTTCTCACACCGCCAATCCCCAGACTCATGACCGTTAAGAAGGATCCGATGAGTATTTCAAAATCCGAGCCCCGGACCGCGGAAGACAATCCCCGCGCCGAGCACTCCACCGCCCTGCGCGCCGGCAGCGTCGGCGTCATGGGCATTCTCTTCTTTGTTTTGTCCGCCCAGGCGCCATTGACCGGAATCGTCGGGGCGTCGCCGCTGGCCGCGGCCCTCGGCAACGGCCCCGGAGCGCCCGGTGCGTACCTGGTGGTGGGTATCGTCATCGTCATCTTTGCGGTCGGGTTCGTGGCGATGAGCCGCAAGATCCAGGCCAACGGCGCGTTCTACGCCTATGTGACCGCCGCCTTTGGGCGCAAGACCGGAGCGGGAGCCGCGTGGCTCGCGCTCCTGGCCTACAGCACAGTCCAGGCCGCAATGTACGGGCTGTACGGCGCGGCGTTCTCGGGGCTCCTCGGGTCCGCCGGCGTCGTGGTTCCCTGGTGGCTGCTGGCCGTGGTCACGATGGCCGGCGTGCAGATGCTCGGATCCCTCAACATCGAACTTGGTGCGCGCGTCCTGGCGGTACTTGTTGGACTCGAAGTCGCCATCCTGCTCATGTTCGGCATCACTGTGCTGCTGCGGGGCGGCGGCCCGGAGGGAATTTCGCTCGCGGCGTCCTTCTCTCCCGCGGCGATCGCCACCGGAGCCCCGGGCGTCGCCATCATGTTCGCCGTCGCCTCCATGTTCGGCTTCGAATCCACGGCCATCTACTCGGCCGAGGCCAAGGATGCCCACCGCACAGTGGCCCGTGCCACCTACCTGTCGGTGGGGGTCATCTCGGTGTTCTTCGCCTTCATCTCGTGGATGCTGGTCAGCTACTACGGCCCATCGCGCGTCATGGACGCCGCGGGGGCGGCGCTCGAATCAGGCGACTCCACCTCCTTCGTGCTGACACCGATGGTGGAACTCTTCGGGCCGTGGGCCGGGATCGCCACCGGCGTCCTGCTCGTGACCTCGCTGCTGGCCGGCATCATCGCCTTCCACAACGGCATCAACCGCTACCTCCATTCGCTGGCACTGCGCGGGTCCATGCCCGGCGTCGTCGCCCATACCAACCGGCACCGTGCCCCCGCCGTCGCCGCACGGATCCAGACCGTAATCGCGTTCCTGCTCATGGCGCCGTTCGCCCTGCTGTCCCTGGACCCGGTCCTGACCCTCTTTTCCTGGTTCAGCGGGCTGGCCGTGGCCGCGCTCCTGGTCCTGTACATCCTGTGCTCCCTGGCCGTCGTCGCGTATTTCCGGCGCGAAAGAGTGGCCGGCCAGGTCTGGCAGACCAAAGTGGCGCCGATACTCGCCACCCTGCTTCTTGGCTGGGTTCTGTCCCTCGTGGTCAGCAACTTCACGGCGCTGATTGGCGGCAGCACCGAAACGGCCATGGGCCTGCTGACCGCTGTCCCCGTAGTGTTTGCGGCCGGCGTCTTGGTGGAAGTCGGCGTCGAGCGCAAGGCCGCCCGGGCCGGGGTCCCCGCGTAGCGGCCGGCATTAAATGCTGGGGGCGGTGCCGGACGGATCCGGCACCGCCCCTTCTGCAGCCCGCTGGCGGTGCCGGCGGCCGGTGCGGCTGAGCAGCGGCGCCTGCCTGCGGGAGCGGACCGTCGTTTAGGCGCCGCGCCGCCAGTCGCTGGGGGATTCGCCGAAGGCGTCACGGAAAGACCGGCTGAAGTGGGCCGCATCCAGGAAACCCCAGCGCGCGGCCACGGCCCCCACCGGCATGCCGGCCAGGAGCGGATCCCGCAGCTCGCGGCGTGCCCCTTCCAGCCGCTGGGTCCGGATCCAGCTCGCCACGGTGGTCCCGGATTCATGGAAGACGTTGTGCAGGTGCCGTGTGGAAATGAAATGGGCCGCCGCGATGGACGCGGGCGACAGCAGCGGATCGGCCAGCCGGGCGTCGATGTACTCGCGGACGGATGCCGCCAGGAGGGCCTGCGGCCGCATCCGGTCCGCGGACATGTCCAGTTCCGAATGCAGCATCGTGGAAACGAGATCGAGGGCATTCGCGGCAAGGCGGGACCCGCTGGGGCCGCTCAGGGCATCCAGGTTCTCGGCAAGGTGGGCGATGAACGGCCCGACGATTGCGGCGAGGCCTGAGCCGGCGGCCATCCGCACGGCCGAAAGCTCCGCGATGCAGTCCGGCGGCAGGGACAGCGCGTCCCAGGGAAACATCACCACCAT
This DNA window, taken from Pseudarthrobacter sp. ATCC 49987, encodes the following:
- a CDS encoding prephenate dehydratase, which gives rise to MVKKIAYQGEPGANSNIACAQMFPELESVPCASFEDALELVSGGEAALAMIPIENSIAGRVADIHVLLPLSGLQIVGEYFLPIHFDLLGIPGSTIEGATEVHSHIHALGQCRKLIRSAGLKPVIAGDTAGSAREVREWNDPTKLSLAPPLAARIYGLQVLASRVEDDPSNTTRFVVLAPEKELPSREALPEAAVTSLLFRVRNVPSALFKALGGFATNGVNMTRLESYMVGDEFAATMFMADVEGHPEDLPVRLALEELDFFTTEVRILGVYAAAEYRTGQAAAS
- the hpaD gene encoding 3,4-dihydroxyphenylacetate 2,3-dioxygenase; the encoded protein is MTNFIPTPSVPAPDIVRCAYMEIVVTDLAKSREFYVDLLGLHVTEEDENNIYLRSLEEFIHHNLVLRKGPIAAVAAFAYRVKSPAEVDAAEAYYKELGCRTERRKEGFTKGIGDSVRVEDPLGFPYEFFYDVEHVERLTQRYDLYSAGELVRLDHFNQVTPDVPRGRKYLEDLGFRVSEDIQDSDGVTYAVWMHRKQTVHDTALTGGNGPRMHHVAFATHEKHNIIQICDKMGALRISDRIERGPGRHGVSNAFYLYILDPDGHRIEIYTQDYYTGDPDNPVITWDVHDNQRRDWWGNPVVPSWYTEASLVLDLDGNPQPVIIREEKSEMAVTVGADGFSYTRKEEDGHAGEKTGFKLGAQL
- a CDS encoding GntR family transcriptional regulator, yielding MTDTATATGTNTGTHPAAHTVSKSEQAYAAVKARIVDGAYSPGYRLVLAKIAEDLGVSVVPVREAIRRLEAEGLVTFERNVGATVAGIDPTEYLYTMQTLSIVEGAATALSAPLIGPADIARARAVNAEMRACLQHFDPVRFTRLNQDFHSMLFEHCPNPHILDLVHRGWNRLASLRSSTFRFVPRRAHESVDEHEALLKLIESGATSDEIEKAARLHRSATLDAYLAQAAATDQHTPQQ
- a CDS encoding FAD-binding monooxygenase, with product MQFHHHGYVSGDPRVQPAAGVGIDRPTELPDEVDVLIVGTGPAGVVTAAQLSQFPGLTTRIVERRDGRLPIGQADGIQARSVETFQAFGFAERIIAEAYRITEMAFWKPDPADPSRIVRAARAVDDTTGISEFPHLIVNQARVLDYFGEFMANAPTRMAPDYGLEFRSLEVSDAGEYPVTVTLVHTAGPDEGRERIVRAKYVVGADGARSKVRDSIGCTLAGDQANHAWGVMDILAVTDFPDIRTKCAIQSGTGGSILLIPREGGYLFRMYVDLGEVDGNDKGAVRSTTIEQIIAQANEILHPYTLDVRNVAWHSVYEVAHRLTDRFDDVLPDQLGTRTPRVFITGDACHTHSAKAGQGMNVSMQDGFNLGWKLGHVLEGRSPESLLSTYSAERQVIAKNLIDFDKEWSTLMAKKPEEFESPSELEDFYVSTAEFPAGFMTQYAPSMLVGEADHQDLAAGFPIGKRFKSASVVRVCDTNPMHLGHHATADGRWRIYVFADAAAAGAPSPTTDFADWIATAPDSPLAATPRGADLDAWFDVKVIYQQDHTGVDIGAVPPVFKPLVGPFQLTDYEKVYATDPTADIFELRGLDRGGVVVVVRPDQYVANVLPLTATAELGAFFAPLLQAGNRTPELQDHAG
- a CDS encoding fumarylacetoacetate hydrolase family protein, with the protein product MEQVTDHLLAAARKVIAVHINYPSRAAQRGRTPGQPSYFLKPSSSLALSGSTVERPAGCELLGYEGEIALIIGKPARRVAIEDAWNHVGWITASNDLGVYDLRYADKGSNLRSKGGDGFTPVGPGLIAADAVDPAQLRIRTWHNGDLVQDDTTGDLLFPFARLVADLSQLLTLEEGDIILTGTPAGASVAKPGDVVEVEVSTESTTAGAAAAGFSTGRLVTRVEEGTTPFADFGAQPRTDDLQREEAYGSREAAGLAAVGHVLSPELKAKLESVCTATLSSQLRKRGLNNVSIDGLTSTRPDRRIVGLARTLRYVPNREDLFKTHGGGFNAQKKAIDSVNEGEILVMEARGEKGTGTIGDILALRAQVRGAAAVITDGGVRDFSAVAAMDMPTYYANPHPAVLGRRHIPWDTDITIACGGATVQPGDIIVADADGILVIPPALAEELADDSIAQEREEVFIAEMVAQGHSVDGLYPLNTAWRTKYEEWEAGKAND
- the hpaE gene encoding 5-carboxymethyl-2-hydroxymuconate semialdehyde dehydrogenase gives rise to the protein MTFTAEEATTHYVPQDLPTHIQHYINGEFVDSLSGKTFDVLDPVSNTNYATAAAGQKEDIDLAVAAARKAFTTGPWPRMKPRERSRVLNRIADAVEAQEARLAELETFDTGLPITQAKGQALRAAENFRFFADLIVAQFDDAMKVPGAQINYVNRKPIGVAGLITPWNTPFMLESWKLAPALATGNTVVLKPAEFTPLSASLWATIFKDAGLPDGVFNLVNGLGEEAGDALVKHPDVPLISFTGETTTGQTIFRNAAENLKGLSMELGGKSPCVVFADADLDAAIDSALFGVFSLNGERCTAGSRILVERAVYEEFCDKYAARAKNIVVGDPHDPKTEVGALVHPEHYAKVASYVEIGKTEGRLLAGGGRPAHLPEGNYIAPTVFADVAPDARIFQEEIFGPVVAITPFDTDDEALALANNTKYGLAAYIWTQNLTRAHNFSQNVEAGMVWLNSHNVRDLRTPFGGVKASGLGHEGGYRSIDFYTDQQAVHITLGTVHTPKFGA
- a CDS encoding aldehyde dehydrogenase family protein, which encodes METYDALLASITPDTGDTRTILDPATGTVVGKAPVHTLEDLERAIAAAAAAQPAWAALGHDARSAALLRAADAVERSAEELARLLSREQGKPLNGPNARFEVGACAAWLRTAAATVLEPETVVDDGETRAELHYRPIGVVGAIGPWNWPMMITIWQIAPALRMGNAVVVKPSEYTPLSVLALAKVLNEELPEGLLTVVSGGRDVGARLAEHPTIGKVMFTGSTATGKAIIRSSADTVKRLTLELGGNDAGIVLPDADPKAIAEGLFWGAFINTGQTCAALKRLYVHGDIYDAVCEELTAVAAAMPMGNGLDEGNVLGPLQNKQQFDIVARLVEDARDSGAKILLGGDPATDQPGYFYPATLVADIDNNNPLVAEEQFGPALPIIRYRTVDEAVTMANGLDVGLGASVWSADPAEARTVAARLEAGTVWINKHGAVDPRIPFGGAKQSGYGLEFGVEGLKALGVPQVING
- a CDS encoding APC family permease, producing MSISKSEPRTAEDNPRAEHSTALRAGSVGVMGILFFVLSAQAPLTGIVGASPLAAALGNGPGAPGAYLVVGIVIVIFAVGFVAMSRKIQANGAFYAYVTAAFGRKTGAGAAWLALLAYSTVQAAMYGLYGAAFSGLLGSAGVVVPWWLLAVVTMAGVQMLGSLNIELGARVLAVLVGLEVAILLMFGITVLLRGGGPEGISLAASFSPAAIATGAPGVAIMFAVASMFGFESTAIYSAEAKDAHRTVARATYLSVGVISVFFAFISWMLVSYYGPSRVMDAAGAALESGDSTSFVLTPMVELFGPWAGIATGVLLVTSLLAGIIAFHNGINRYLHSLALRGSMPGVVAHTNRHRAPAVAARIQTVIAFLLMAPFALLSLDPVLTLFSWFSGLAVAALLVLYILCSLAVVAYFRRERVAGQVWQTKVAPILATLLLGWVLSLVVSNFTALIGGSTETAMGLLTAVPVVFAAGVLVEVGVERKAARAGVPA